A single Drosophila miranda strain MSH22 chromosome XR, D.miranda_PacBio2.1, whole genome shotgun sequence DNA region contains:
- the LOC108153639 gene encoding U-scoloptoxin(01)-Er1a yields MFNATKMVYSYRILWLSGVLLAPILLAAIAVQGQEPASPVFQNHKTKEWTNLDNITFSFDCKRRSVGFYADMEYNCQIFHMCDEEGNRIPHLCANETSFNQEYRICDWDYNFNCTESPKWFYLNELTYATDPPDEDDEDY; encoded by the exons ATGTTCAACGCCACAAAAATGGTTTACAGTTATAGAATTTTATGGCTTTCCGGCGTTTTACTAG CTCCCATCCTGCTGGCCGCCATTGCGGTTCAGGGCCAAGAGCCAGCCAGTCCAGTATTTCAAAATCACAAGACGAAGGAATGGACGAATTTAGATAATATAACATTCTCATTCGATTGCAAGCGGCGTTCGGTGGGCTTCTATGCCGATATGGAGTACAATTGCCag ATCTTCCATATGTGCGACGAAGAGGGCAATCGGATTCCACACCTGTGCGCCAACGAGACGAGCTTCAATCAGGAATACAGAATCTGCGATTGGGACTACAATTTCAATTGCACAGAGTCACCC AAATGGTTCTATCTGAATGAACTGACTTACGCCACGGATCCGCCAGATGAAGACGATGAGGATTACTAA
- the LOC108150855 gene encoding uncharacterized protein LOC108150855, whose translation MSHQSSHSCSLFWLSMATLLALTTAQYYTQYNPYYTASPTFSSLNQYYYQTTPYPYYYSTYTTPSPYANTKIRIWPYVIGQYLYPVYNNNNYNNPYASLSNPNWQNYYASVYQANWGRK comes from the exons ATGTCACACCAGTCCAGCCACAGTTGCAGCCTCTTCTGGCTATCGATGGCCACCCTGCTGGCG CTGACGACGGCCCAGTACTACACACAGTACAATCCGTACTACACGGCCAGTCCGACGTTCTCCAGCTTGAACCAGTACTACTACCAGACCACGCCGTATCCCTACTACTACAGCACGTACACGACGCCGAGTCCCTATGCCAACACTAAGATACGCATCTGGCCGTATGTGATCGGCCAGTATCTGTATCCGgtgtacaacaacaacaactacaacaatcCCTATGCCTCGCTGAGCAATCCCAACTGGCAGAACTACTACGCGAGCGTCTATCAGGCGAATTGGGGCCGAAAGTAG